One Desulfovibrio fairfieldensis genomic window carries:
- a CDS encoding AraC family transcriptional regulator: MNELKDGAGAGRTDALLREMCLRRMPAPGDYPTPVPGFVLHRRDEPHKPENCFNRPILAVTVQGAKRTVAGGEEYRYGAGHCLLAGVDMPNMSHITDASPERPYLVLSLDLDSHLTARLAAGLPPARAREALKGSAVSPTDPEVLRAFLRLMELLDRPEHIPVLAPITLREIHLRLLLGPQGELLRALNTQGTKSNQVFQGINWLRDNVKAPLDVDALARRLNMAPPTFRKHFKAVTGMSPGAYHKHLRLYEAQRLMLVETADAARAAYAVGYENLPQFYREYKRLFGAPPARDARRLREKAPA, from the coding sequence GTGAACGAGCTCAAAGACGGCGCTGGGGCCGGAAGAACCGATGCCCTGCTCAGGGAGATGTGCTTGCGGCGCATGCCCGCGCCCGGCGATTATCCCACGCCCGTGCCGGGTTTTGTCCTGCATCGGCGGGATGAGCCCCACAAGCCGGAAAACTGCTTCAACAGGCCCATTCTGGCCGTCACCGTGCAGGGGGCCAAACGGACGGTGGCGGGGGGCGAGGAGTATCGCTACGGCGCGGGGCATTGTCTGCTCGCGGGCGTGGACATGCCGAACATGAGCCACATTACGGACGCCTCGCCGGAGAGGCCCTATCTGGTGCTCTCCCTGGACCTGGACAGCCATCTGACCGCGCGGCTCGCTGCCGGTCTGCCTCCGGCGCGGGCGCGCGAGGCTCTCAAGGGCAGTGCCGTGAGCCCCACGGACCCGGAAGTGCTCAGGGCTTTTCTGCGCCTGATGGAGCTGCTGGACAGGCCGGAGCATATTCCGGTGCTCGCGCCCATCACGCTGCGGGAGATACATCTGCGCCTGCTCCTGGGTCCGCAGGGCGAGCTGCTCCGGGCCCTCAATACCCAAGGCACCAAGAGCAATCAGGTTTTTCAGGGCATCAACTGGCTGCGCGACAACGTCAAAGCGCCTCTGGACGTGGATGCGCTGGCAAGGCGTCTGAATATGGCCCCGCCCACATTCCGCAAACACTTCAAGGCCGTTACGGGCATGAGTCCCGGCGCGTATCACAAGCATCTGCGGCTCTATGAGGCGCAGCGCCTTATGCTGGTGGAGACGGCGGACGCGGCGCGCGCCGCCTACGCCGTGGGCTATGAAAACCTGCCCCAGTTCTACCGTGAGTATAAGCGGTTGTTCGGCGCGCCGCCCGCACGGGATGCGCGTCGCTTGCGGGAAAAGGCTCCGGCCTGA
- a CDS encoding MinD/ParA family protein, giving the protein MSGTFPLVFSVTSGKGGVGKTNLSVNLALCLAQLNKRVALIDADLGLANVDVLLGLTPQKNLFHLFHEGASLREILFPTPYGFSILPASSGVSEMLTLSTGQKLELLEAVGELEDELDYLIVDTGAGISDNVLYFNLAAQERLVVLTPEPTSLTDAYALIKVLKLTHGVEHFKVCVNMAPDLKTAKDMFIRLHQACDHFLSGVSLDLVGVIPRDTGVRKAVVQQLPFCVSEPQSPAAKAVMQLARSITAWEAPKNLDGNIKFFWKKLLFH; this is encoded by the coding sequence ATGAGCGGCACATTCCCCCTGGTATTTTCCGTCACTTCCGGCAAGGGCGGCGTCGGCAAGACCAATCTTTCGGTCAACCTGGCGCTCTGCCTGGCCCAGCTTAACAAGCGCGTGGCGCTGATCGACGCGGACCTGGGCCTTGCCAATGTGGACGTGTTGCTGGGCCTGACCCCGCAGAAAAACCTTTTCCACCTCTTTCACGAGGGCGCGTCACTGCGGGAGATCCTCTTTCCCACGCCCTACGGCTTTTCCATTCTGCCCGCCTCCTCGGGCGTGAGCGAAATGCTCACCCTGTCCACAGGCCAGAAGCTGGAACTGCTGGAAGCCGTGGGCGAGCTGGAGGATGAGCTGGATTATCTTATTGTGGATACCGGCGCGGGCATCAGCGACAATGTGCTCTATTTCAACCTGGCCGCCCAGGAACGACTGGTGGTGCTCACCCCCGAACCCACGTCGCTGACCGACGCCTACGCCCTGATCAAGGTACTCAAGCTGACCCACGGGGTGGAGCATTTCAAGGTCTGCGTCAACATGGCCCCGGACCTCAAGACCGCCAAGGACATGTTCATCCGCCTGCACCAGGCCTGCGACCACTTTCTCAGCGGCGTCTCCCTGGACCTGGTGGGCGTGATTCCGCGCGACACGGGCGTGCGCAAGGCCGTGGTGCAGCAGCTGCCTTTCTGCGTCAGCGAGCCCCAGAGCCCGGCGGCCAAAGCCGTGATGCAACTGGCCAGAAGCATTACGGCCTGGGAAGCGCCGAAAAACCTGGACGGCAACATCAAATTTTTCTGGAAGAAACTGCTCTTTCATTGA
- a CDS encoding helix-turn-helix domain-containing protein, whose translation MDTLGARIRLARGKTPQGAFAALIGVSKGSLGGYERDENLPNTDVALKICRQTGFSVEWLLSGRGPMRADAAPRPQESGPPPETAAPYCARCLKLEEKLEKLEEERRELNTENRRLWKENSDLNARVARLEEQQKKGGPAGNAARDCSAA comes from the coding sequence ATGGACACGCTGGGAGCACGCATCCGTCTGGCGCGCGGCAAAACCCCGCAAGGGGCTTTCGCGGCCTTGATCGGCGTCAGCAAGGGCTCGCTGGGCGGCTATGAGCGGGACGAAAATCTGCCCAACACGGACGTGGCCCTGAAAATTTGTCGGCAGACCGGATTTTCAGTCGAATGGCTGCTCTCCGGGCGCGGCCCCATGCGCGCCGACGCCGCGCCCCGCCCGCAGGAATCAGGCCCGCCGCCGGAAACGGCCGCGCCGTACTGTGCGCGTTGCCTGAAGCTGGAAGAAAAGTTGGAAAAGCTGGAAGAGGAACGGCGGGAGCTGAACACGGAAAACCGCCGTCTCTGGAAGGAAAACAGCGACCTGAACGCGCGTGTGGCGCGCCTGGAAGAGCAGCAGAAAAAAGGCGGCCCTGCGGGAAATGCTGCTCGGGATTGTTCCGCCGCCTGA
- a CDS encoding FliA/WhiG family RNA polymerase sigma factor — translation MKTGTAQAQQVSPWEALETGATAWEDFSSAEQEEVVRHYAPKIRFLALRLKSKLPRSVELGEMISSGTLGLMEALGKFRPQLGIRFETYAENRIRGAMLDELRRLDWFPRSLRQRVRVLDEAMRKVEHEQGRQATEEELQDITGLELRDVRQGLEALQNQLWLSLDAIQDTLAGDGPESGGEPYSNTALRELVERVAPLIERLTPREKLVLSLYYTDELNMRETAEIMGITEGRVSQLHSQALGRLRKEFASLYGTAEM, via the coding sequence ATGAAAACCGGCACAGCGCAAGCACAACAGGTAAGTCCCTGGGAAGCGCTTGAAACCGGCGCCACAGCCTGGGAGGATTTCTCCTCGGCGGAACAGGAAGAGGTGGTGCGGCACTACGCGCCCAAGATCCGCTTTCTGGCTCTGCGGCTCAAATCCAAGCTGCCCCGCAGCGTGGAATTGGGCGAGATGATCAGCTCCGGCACTCTGGGCCTCATGGAAGCTCTGGGCAAATTTCGTCCGCAGTTGGGCATCCGCTTTGAGACCTACGCGGAAAACCGCATCCGCGGGGCCATGCTGGACGAGTTGCGCCGCCTGGACTGGTTCCCCCGCTCCCTGCGCCAGCGCGTGCGCGTGCTGGACGAGGCCATGCGCAAAGTGGAGCACGAGCAGGGCCGCCAGGCCACTGAGGAGGAACTGCAAGATATCACCGGCCTGGAGTTGCGCGATGTGCGCCAGGGCCTGGAAGCCTTGCAGAACCAGCTCTGGCTCTCCCTGGACGCCATACAGGACACCCTGGCCGGCGACGGTCCGGAAAGCGGCGGCGAACCCTACAGCAATACGGCCCTGCGGGAACTTGTGGAACGCGTGGCCCCGCTGATCGAACGCTTGACGCCTAGAGAAAAGTTGGTACTCTCATTATATTATACAGACGAATTAAACATGCGTGAAACGGCTGAAATCATGGGTATTACCGAAGGCCGCGTCTCGCAGTTGCATTCGCAGGCTCTGGGCCGCCTGCGCAAAGAGTTTGCCAGTCTGTACGGCACCGCGGAAATGTAG
- a CDS encoding flagellar biosynthesis protein FlhF, with protein sequence MQVKTFTGATSQEVLARIKAEMGPEAVILGNRTYRKNGVVCHEITAGLERQAPGETGAASGAPSGWGEWHKEWMQIKDQLFALMKPAIQLERLTPRQRVALEYLQREGVSDAVAVDLYKRLLADPGASVLECLCGMVPVKAWGPAQWGQRVHLLVGPFGFGKTSTGLRFALHLRKNEPEARIAFINADCLRGNGRLTLRHWAELSNFTYMEAPDRAGMEQALAAAKNARAVFVDVPGLARGQNLAQWRADMGLDMPETATHLVLSPFCDALQTQEFLRRYQSDGSGSLVWTKLDEAVSFGSIVNVACAAGLPVSALSFGAELKESLAPATEPLIWRLIFKRQIPGQAARA encoded by the coding sequence ATGCAGGTAAAGACATTCACCGGCGCCACATCGCAAGAGGTTCTTGCCCGGATCAAGGCTGAAATGGGGCCTGAGGCCGTCATCCTGGGCAACCGTACCTACCGCAAGAACGGCGTGGTCTGTCATGAAATCACCGCCGGGCTTGAGCGGCAGGCCCCCGGCGAAACCGGAGCGGCTTCGGGCGCGCCCAGCGGCTGGGGCGAATGGCACAAGGAGTGGATGCAGATCAAGGACCAGCTTTTTGCCCTGATGAAGCCCGCCATCCAGCTGGAGCGCCTCACCCCCCGGCAACGCGTGGCCTTGGAGTACCTGCAACGCGAGGGCGTTTCCGACGCCGTGGCCGTGGATCTGTACAAGCGCCTGCTGGCCGATCCCGGCGCGTCGGTACTGGAATGTCTCTGCGGCATGGTGCCGGTCAAGGCCTGGGGCCCGGCGCAGTGGGGCCAGCGCGTGCATCTGCTGGTGGGGCCTTTCGGCTTCGGCAAAACCAGCACCGGTTTGCGCTTTGCCCTGCATCTGCGCAAAAACGAGCCCGAAGCGCGCATCGCCTTCATCAACGCCGACTGCCTGCGCGGCAACGGCCGCCTGACCTTGCGCCACTGGGCGGAGCTTTCCAACTTCACCTATATGGAAGCCCCGGACAGGGCCGGCATGGAACAGGCCCTGGCCGCCGCCAAAAACGCCCGGGCCGTGTTCGTGGACGTGCCGGGCTTGGCGCGCGGCCAAAATCTCGCCCAGTGGCGGGCGGACATGGGCCTGGACATGCCGGAGACCGCCACGCATCTGGTGCTCTCGCCCTTTTGCGACGCGCTTCAGACACAGGAATTTTTACGGCGCTATCAGAGCGACGGGTCGGGCAGTCTGGTCTGGACCAAACTGGACGAGGCCGTGAGCTTCGGCAGCATCGTCAATGTGGCCTGCGCGGCCGGGCTGCCGGTTTCGGCGCTGTCCTTCGGCGCGGAGCTCAAGGAAAGCCTCGCCCCGGCCACGGAACCGCTGATCTGGCGGCTGATCTTCAAACGGCAAATCCCCGGCCAAGCGGCCAGAGCCTGA
- a CDS encoding flagellar basal body-associated FliL family protein produces MADETELKTAPPKDEVQVSLGPSLGQTKVELDLDDAPFLQPTEDDLPAEQEDNLPAEPEDQAAAQAKQKKKKLFLLAAGAVVGLLLILGAAAWWFFLRTPPPAPDALKPEVIVVPSKPTVKTKPDYIKEFAPFLVPRDDGKSKTRFLVCKFSAVSKDAGLGKEMDQKMISLRDAMYYYLRSKSNEYLMDPRNGPAIKQDLTSVLNDYLTHGKIEDILFESYLNE; encoded by the coding sequence GTGGCAGACGAAACCGAACTCAAAACAGCCCCGCCCAAGGACGAAGTACAGGTCAGCCTGGGCCCCAGCCTCGGCCAGACCAAGGTGGAGCTGGACCTTGACGACGCGCCCTTCCTCCAGCCGACGGAAGATGATCTGCCCGCTGAACAGGAAGACAACCTTCCCGCCGAGCCTGAGGATCAGGCCGCCGCCCAGGCCAAGCAAAAGAAAAAAAAGCTGTTCCTGCTGGCCGCCGGGGCGGTCGTCGGCCTGCTGCTGATTCTGGGCGCGGCCGCCTGGTGGTTTTTTCTGCGCACGCCGCCGCCCGCGCCGGATGCGCTCAAGCCCGAGGTCATCGTGGTGCCCTCCAAGCCCACGGTGAAAACCAAGCCGGATTACATCAAGGAGTTCGCTCCCTTCCTTGTGCCGCGCGATGACGGCAAAAGCAAAACCCGCTTTCTGGTCTGCAAATTTTCCGCCGTGAGCAAGGACGCCGGCCTGGGCAAGGAAATGGACCAGAAGATGATTTCCCTGCGCGACGCCATGTATTATTATCTGCGCAGCAAGAGCAACGAATATCTGATGGACCCGCGCAACGGCCCGGCCATCAAGCAGGATCTGACCTCCGTGCTGAACGACTATCTGACGCATGGCAAGATCGAGGATATTCTGTTTGAAAGCTATCTGAATGAATAG
- a CDS encoding chemotaxis response regulator CheY, translating to MPYNPNMRVLVVDDFSTMRRIVRNILRQLGFNNVVEADDGTTAWEVLNREKVEFIVSDWNMPQMTGIDLLRKVRASEQFADIPFLMVTAEAQQENIIEAVQAKVSNYIVKPFTADTMKQKIDKIFP from the coding sequence ATGCCTTACAATCCCAATATGCGTGTCCTCGTCGTGGACGACTTTTCCACCATGCGCCGTATTGTGCGCAACATTCTGCGCCAGCTCGGCTTCAATAACGTGGTGGAGGCCGACGACGGCACCACGGCCTGGGAAGTTCTCAACCGGGAAAAGGTCGAGTTCATCGTTTCCGACTGGAATATGCCCCAGATGACCGGCATTGATCTGCTGCGCAAAGTGCGCGCCAGCGAGCAGTTCGCCGACATTCCCTTTCTGATGGTCACGGCCGAGGCCCAGCAGGAAAATATCATCGAAGCGGTGCAGGCCAAGGTGTCCAATTACATCGTCAAGCCGTTCACCGCCGACACCATGAAACAGAAAATCGACAAAATTTTTCCCTAG
- a CDS encoding autotransporter domain-containing protein, with the protein MLTKGAIGNLVNKYRAVLKKCRLLNLFGTLALTGALTVGAAGMAGAASVPAPWDEDVVNVSDATHKDVPVMPMIQDIEGVGAQNINATTLNILNGGELVLKDGARLAHYNYSHTGNPAIVGMSVNMSGGSLTITNGSGFSSIDANTAHIGGGEITLTGTTDGPWENAAYIGAYKGMDITGGTVNMGVNSELFAGNHLSITGGTINMQGTGTSGGFGNNAAHIMFTSENTIGGTTVINVDAGKYGVMSAPTLNMTGGKLNVNGNLLLQPDTGERGASVVYDGSADDGKSGVFNLSSGDVTVAKDGALYAPYTQINQEGGTLTVKGTLWTEKPDGSADGTQDNFSYTNSGYSLSDGKLVVKGDASANSGGSHGQLNGDMQVGNLEISGGTVEIGLAEGGSVTAWDNGPRLGGYGVNNESRTDISGGTVTLGTSGVLFAGVEAWKSGESGQMNLSGDAKIVMDGTNSVLYASSTDAGTDFVSLNISDNAGITVNAGKTGYILARETNMSGGSIDVAGALTVAGKSAKGGTVDAGLSVAKGGEFNLSGGAITVADKGKLDFATGGVNATLTGGSVTYNGGADGQLAFHGLTLAGGALNGVDSLTVDSSVAAKGVSASTLTVGGSGNAAKADLTLATLTQNAGAVAVNNGSLTVDSLNQSGGTLTVGGAGADGKLTVTGTTAGTSLKTTDVTVNNLGTLDVQSVVTGTFSSDVFTRNASVAQAEVNAGGTLKVNGFAEMSKAAFLDMKGKLVAGDGLLDLGSTKITGLVATDTSGNKTVAFDEVKTGGSTGGVKNDETLQATVTGASSATSLTGGYNKVVTSDSLKTESGTLQLAGNANGGNIVDKSGAAADISVGDNSAAKDAVVTLGTSDADNSGKVGNVTLAVNSTGTATLNAVGSGNAFFSTGTINGNGAVNAAGATLTADSIGATAVVAEVNGIGGTVFSKGVIKADKLTADNGTVRAEGDITVTSAVTGLNNGLVHSATGDVTLTAGASNASGAIVADAGNITASSQNITAAADEDLTLSAEKGTIAAKDVTATNVQAKTLTATGAVTVTDGVLIATGTGADASSVDGTLNLSDATARVGDLDVTGAATIEGGSFTGNAVTLSGGGEISNGAQVTVDTLTGAGQTIKVGSDTDTVATSLTVNTLDMAGGSLLIDPAWTSGSNVMAVGDFDSGDIDVLAGVGQNSMLLIGSADANWLTSQVNAATNGAGLTRNGVDSVLGIYSSQTLDNTNGGIQVDGTKTNSGVTSLSPAANTADFSGKSLLVVNADAATGGNVALTATGGTLNLTDGAKLRIAGAKIGADYTVVDGFTTTNYLKADGTTPTTEADSTAWVGANLSTDSKLVHLEKSATGEYKGALTSAAAFMPKLDGELVKVVNNMALAGNTGTAGEMSETKGVRFLNRAISEKYLNNDAAAAVTIESAARMALVGAVPQMTMAASNAAGNAVTQRTSLAQPGGNAIQSVAPDGSMQTGASAGDAAKTGFAMWIMPLYQSSNGYGMKAGNFDMDFSGGLGGVAIGADYTFDNAIRAGITFNIGGGYATGSGDLNETTNNMNFWGIGAYAGWAQNNFGVTADVNYTSTYNKLEQDLPASMQMGKLKSDVTAYAISAGLRGEYRFETSVMDITPHVGVRYMSLNTDEYDVKSGGTLLKGDAINQSIWTFPVGVAFSKQIETGNGWHFKPSLDLAVIPAAGDIDARSDVRFTGTGTKAELDTQTMDYVSYMGGLGLEFGNDTTSLGVNYNIQLGAKSTAHGVFGTFRYEF; encoded by the coding sequence ATGCTGACGAAAGGCGCTATCGGAAATCTTGTCAATAAATATCGGGCTGTACTTAAAAAATGCCGCCTGCTGAACTTGTTCGGCACCCTGGCCCTGACGGGCGCGCTGACCGTGGGCGCGGCGGGCATGGCCGGGGCGGCTTCCGTACCTGCCCCTTGGGATGAGGACGTCGTGAATGTCAGCGACGCCACCCATAAAGATGTTCCGGTTATGCCCATGATCCAGGACATCGAAGGCGTCGGCGCGCAGAACATCAACGCCACCACACTGAACATCCTGAACGGCGGTGAACTGGTGTTAAAGGACGGCGCGCGTCTTGCTCACTACAATTATAGCCATACCGGAAATCCGGCCATTGTGGGCATGTCCGTGAACATGAGCGGCGGCTCGCTGACCATCACGAACGGTTCGGGCTTTTCAAGCATTGACGCGAACACCGCGCACATAGGTGGTGGCGAAATCACTCTGACGGGCACTACGGACGGTCCTTGGGAAAATGCCGCCTACATCGGCGCCTACAAGGGCATGGACATCACCGGCGGCACCGTCAACATGGGCGTCAACAGCGAATTGTTTGCCGGAAATCACCTCTCCATTACCGGCGGCACCATCAACATGCAGGGCACCGGCACCAGCGGCGGTTTCGGCAACAACGCGGCCCATATCATGTTTACCAGTGAGAACACCATCGGCGGCACGACCGTCATCAATGTGGACGCCGGCAAGTACGGCGTGATGAGCGCCCCGACGCTGAACATGACCGGCGGCAAACTCAACGTAAATGGCAATCTGCTGCTTCAGCCGGACACAGGCGAGAGAGGCGCTAGTGTCGTGTATGACGGCAGCGCCGACGACGGCAAGAGCGGCGTCTTCAACCTTTCCTCCGGCGACGTGACCGTGGCGAAGGACGGCGCGCTCTACGCTCCCTATACCCAGATCAACCAGGAAGGCGGCACGCTGACCGTCAAGGGCACGCTCTGGACGGAAAAGCCCGACGGCAGCGCGGACGGCACGCAGGACAACTTCAGCTATACCAACAGCGGCTACAGCCTTTCCGACGGCAAACTTGTGGTCAAGGGCGACGCCTCCGCCAACAGCGGCGGCAGTCACGGTCAGCTCAACGGCGACATGCAGGTGGGCAATCTGGAAATCAGCGGCGGAACGGTTGAAATCGGCCTTGCCGAGGGCGGTTCCGTGACAGCCTGGGACAACGGCCCCCGGTTGGGCGGCTACGGCGTGAACAACGAAAGCCGGACCGATATTTCCGGCGGCACGGTGACCCTGGGCACTTCCGGCGTGCTCTTTGCCGGTGTTGAGGCCTGGAAATCCGGCGAAAGCGGCCAGATGAATCTTTCCGGCGATGCCAAGATCGTCATGGACGGCACGAATTCCGTGCTCTATGCCTCTTCCACGGATGCTGGCACGGACTTTGTGTCCCTGAATATCAGCGACAACGCCGGCATTACGGTAAACGCGGGCAAGACCGGCTACATTCTGGCCCGCGAAACCAATATGAGCGGCGGTTCCATTGATGTGGCAGGCGCCCTGACCGTGGCCGGGAAATCCGCGAAGGGCGGCACTGTGGACGCCGGGCTCTCTGTGGCCAAGGGCGGCGAGTTCAACCTTTCCGGCGGCGCTATTACCGTGGCCGACAAGGGCAAGCTGGATTTCGCCACGGGCGGGGTGAATGCGACCCTGACCGGCGGTTCTGTCACTTATAACGGCGGTGCGGACGGCCAACTGGCCTTCCATGGCCTGACCCTGGCCGGCGGCGCGCTGAACGGCGTGGACAGCCTGACCGTGGACTCTTCCGTAGCCGCTAAAGGCGTGAGCGCCTCCACTCTGACCGTGGGCGGCAGCGGCAACGCCGCCAAGGCCGACCTGACCTTGGCGACGTTGACCCAGAATGCGGGCGCGGTGGCCGTGAACAACGGCAGCCTGACCGTGGACAGCCTGAACCAGAGCGGCGGCACGCTCACGGTGGGCGGCGCGGGCGCTGACGGCAAGTTGACGGTGACCGGCACAACTGCCGGAACGTCACTGAAGACTACCGACGTAACGGTTAACAATCTTGGTACGTTGGACGTCCAGAGCGTCGTTACAGGCACGTTCTCCAGCGATGTCTTCACCAGAAATGCCTCGGTCGCCCAGGCTGAGGTCAACGCGGGCGGCACCCTGAAAGTGAACGGCTTTGCTGAGATGAGTAAAGCTGCGTTCTTGGATATGAAAGGAAAGTTAGTAGCTGGTGACGGTCTGCTGGATCTTGGCAGCACGAAAATCACAGGACTGGTGGCAACGGATACATCAGGCAACAAAACGGTTGCCTTTGATGAGGTAAAAACAGGCGGAAGCACCGGCGGCGTCAAAAACGATGAAACCCTGCAGGCTACCGTTACCGGGGCGAGCAGTGCAACGTCTCTCACGGGCGGCTACAACAAGGTCGTGACCAGCGATTCGCTCAAGACTGAATCCGGAACCCTGCAACTGGCCGGTAATGCCAACGGTGGAAATATTGTAGACAAGTCCGGCGCCGCTGCTGACATTAGTGTGGGTGACAATTCCGCCGCTAAAGACGCGGTCGTTACGCTCGGCACCTCTGACGCTGACAACAGCGGCAAGGTGGGCAATGTGACCCTGGCAGTCAATAGTACCGGCACAGCCACGCTCAATGCGGTGGGCAGCGGCAACGCCTTTTTCTCGACAGGGACGATTAACGGGAACGGCGCGGTTAATGCCGCCGGAGCGACCCTCACGGCGGACAGCATCGGCGCGACCGCTGTGGTAGCCGAGGTTAACGGCATCGGCGGCACTGTGTTTTCCAAAGGCGTCATCAAGGCTGATAAGCTGACCGCCGACAACGGCACAGTCAGGGCCGAAGGTGACATCACTGTTACCAGCGCTGTGACCGGCCTGAACAACGGCCTGGTCCATTCCGCCACCGGCGACGTGACCCTGACTGCTGGCGCGAGCAACGCCAGCGGCGCGATTGTCGCCGACGCGGGCAATATCACGGCCAGCAGTCAGAATATCACTGCCGCTGCTGACGAGGATCTTACCCTTTCCGCCGAGAAAGGCACGATTGCTGCCAAGGACGTCACCGCCACCAACGTACAGGCCAAGACCCTGACCGCCACCGGCGCGGTGACCGTGACCGACGGCGTTCTGATTGCCACGGGTACCGGCGCGGATGCCAGCTCCGTGGACGGCACTCTGAACTTGAGCGATGCCACCGCTCGGGTGGGCGATCTGGACGTGACCGGCGCGGCTACCATTGAGGGCGGCAGCTTCACGGGCAACGCCGTGACCCTGTCCGGCGGCGGCGAAATCAGCAACGGCGCGCAAGTCACGGTGGATACGCTGACCGGCGCTGGACAGACCATCAAGGTGGGTTCGGACACAGACACCGTGGCCACCAGCCTGACGGTCAACACTCTGGACATGGCGGGCGGCAGCCTGCTTATCGACCCGGCCTGGACTTCCGGCTCCAACGTGATGGCTGTCGGCGACTTTGACAGCGGCGACATCGATGTGCTTGCGGGCGTGGGCCAGAATTCCATGCTGCTTATCGGCAGCGCGGACGCGAACTGGCTGACCTCCCAGGTCAATGCCGCGACCAACGGCGCGGGCCTGACCCGGAACGGCGTGGATTCCGTGCTGGGTATTTACAGTTCCCAGACGCTGGATAACACCAATGGCGGCATTCAGGTGGACGGCACCAAGACGAATAGCGGCGTCACTTCGCTGAGTCCCGCCGCCAACACTGCCGACTTCTCCGGCAAATCCCTGCTGGTGGTCAACGCCGACGCGGCGACCGGCGGCAATGTGGCTCTGACCGCGACCGGCGGCACGCTCAACCTGACCGACGGGGCGAAACTGCGCATCGCCGGGGCGAAAATCGGTGCGGACTACACTGTGGTGGATGGTTTCACGACAACAAACTACCTTAAAGCTGATGGTACTACCCCCACGACCGAAGCCGACTCCACGGCCTGGGTGGGCGCGAACCTCTCCACGGACTCCAAGCTGGTGCATCTGGAAAAGAGCGCCACCGGCGAATACAAGGGCGCGCTGACTTCCGCCGCCGCCTTCATGCCCAAGCTCGACGGCGAACTGGTCAAGGTGGTGAACAACATGGCCCTGGCGGGCAACACCGGCACGGCCGGTGAAATGTCCGAGACCAAGGGCGTCCGATTCCTGAACCGGGCCATCAGCGAAAAATATCTGAACAATGACGCCGCTGCCGCCGTGACCATTGAAAGCGCGGCGCGCATGGCGCTCGTCGGCGCGGTGCCGCAGATGACCATGGCGGCCAGCAACGCGGCGGGCAATGCCGTGACCCAGCGTACCAGCCTGGCCCAGCCCGGCGGCAACGCCATCCAGAGCGTGGCCCCGGACGGCTCCATGCAAACCGGCGCTTCCGCCGGAGACGCCGCCAAGACCGGCTTCGCCATGTGGATCATGCCCCTGTACCAGAGCAGCAACGGCTACGGCATGAAGGCCGGAAACTTCGACATGGACTTCAGCGGCGGCCTGGGCGGCGTGGCCATCGGCGCGGACTACACCTTCGACAACGCCATCCGCGCGGGCATCACCTTCAACATCGGCGGCGGCTACGCCACCGGCTCCGGCGACCTCAACGAAACCACCAACAATATGAACTTCTGGGGCATCGGCGCGTATGCCGGTTGGGCCCAGAACAACTTCGGCGTGACCGCCGACGTGAACTACACCTCCACCTACAACAAGCTGGAACAGGACCTGCCCGCAAGCATGCAGATGGGCAAGCTCAAGAGCGACGTGACGGCCTACGCCATCAGTGCGGGCCTGCGCGGCGAATACAGGTTCGAAACCAGCGTCATGGACATCACCCCGCATGTAGGCGTGCGCTACATGAGCCTGAACACCGACGAATACGACGTGAAGTCCGGCGGCACGCTGCTCAAGGGCGACGCCATCAACCAGAGCATCTGGACCTTCCCGGTGGGCGTGGCCTTCAGCAAGCAAATCGAGACGGGCAACGGCTGGCACTTCAAGCCCAGCCTGGACCTGGCCGTGATCCCGGCCGCCGGGGACATTGACGCCCGCAGCGACGTGCGCTTCACCGGCACGGGCACCAAGGCGGAACTGGACACTCAGACCATGGACTACGTCTCCTACATGGGCGGCCTGGGCCTGGAATTCGGCAACGATACCACGTCCCTGGGCGTGAACTACAACATCCAGCTCGGCGCGAAGAGCACGGCGCACGGCGTGTTCGGGACGTTCCGCTACGAGTTCTAA